A single Aspergillus chevalieri M1 DNA, chromosome 3, nearly complete sequence DNA region contains:
- the ugd1 gene encoding UDP-glucose dehydrogenase (COG:G;~EggNog:ENOG410PJKA;~InterPro:IPR028356,IPR028357,IPR036220,IPR036291, IPR001732,IPR014027,IPR014026,IPR017476,IPR008927;~PFAM:PF00984,PF03720;~go_function: GO:0003979 - UDP-glucose 6-dehydrogenase activity [Evidence IEA];~go_function: GO:0016616 - oxidoreductase activity, acting on the CH-OH group of donors, NAD or NADP as acceptor [Evidence IEA];~go_function: GO:0051287 - NAD binding [Evidence IEA];~go_process: GO:0000271 - polysaccharide biosynthetic process [Evidence IEA];~go_process: GO:0055114 - oxidation-reduction process [Evidence IEA]), with protein sequence MVDQEDAMDFIASPLGTSGESSWSGSGSTALTTPASSPLFGPSKADDLALSPSLSSPDSGYISFQGPAAWGAVRNVCVVGAGYVGGPTAAVLALNNPTITVNVLDRDPRRIQKWTSPHLPVHEPGLTDVVRATRDSTAIEAHDPITNITGTLKRHPNLFFTCDSTRISQADMVFLAVNTPTKSFGEGAGRATNMTAIDEAVRETAAHAKPGTIIVEKSTVPCGTAQRVRQLLSSLRPGIPFEVLSNPEFLAEGSAIENLTTPDRVLIGSSGTPSGHHAARVLAGIYSAWVPSTRILEINAWSSELAKLVANAMLAQRISSINSISAICERTGAEVDQVSRAIGLDPRIGPQFLKAGLGFGGSCFRKDIASLTYLAESLGLEDVAHYWRQVNVMNEAQRNRFVGKVVQRFRGNLVGQKLSLLGFAFKEGTGDPRESLAVDVIRLLLEEQPLEIAIFDPYCREDDILREVETVCRDTCAVRVYGDPYLACSRANAVLIITDCDQFRNSPRRSSTKSYTSEMDSSLDSDPSVQDVWVSNGTTYHLTPQDICPADCADCRSKSSRPTVLEPLEWARIAYNMKDPKWVFDGRGVLDVEEMERLGLSVDAIGRRSNFA encoded by the exons ATGGTAGACCAAGAAGACGCTATGGATTTCATCGCCTCTCCCCTGGGTACCTCGGGCGAGAGTTCCTGGAGTGGCTCGGGCTCAACTGCCCTCACTACGCCTGCTTCGAGTCCTCTATTTGGACCCTCTAAAGCGGATGATCTTGCTTTGTCGCCTTCGCTGAGTTCTCCTGATTCTGGTTATATCTCCTTCCAGGGTCCTGCGGCATGGGGTGCTGTGAGGAATGTGTGCGTCGTGGGTGCGGGATATGTAG GAGGACCTACTGCCGCAGTCCTGGCGCTGAACAACCCAACCATAACCGTCAACGTCCTGGACCGCGACCCCCGACGCATCCAGAAATGGACATCACCACATCTCCCCGTCCACGAACCGGGCCTCACAGACGTAGTTCGCGCGACTAGAGACAGCACAGCAATCGAAGCCCATGACCCCATCACAAATATCACAGGAACCTTAAAACGCCATCCCAACCTGTTCTTCACCTGCGACTCGACGCGCATATCCCAAGCCGACATGGTCTTCCTAGCAGTCAACACGCCAACCAAAAGCTTCGGCGAAGGCGCTGGAAGAGCAACAAACATGacagccatcgacgaggccgTGCGCGAAACGGCAGCCCACGCAAAGCCCGGAACTATCATTGTGGAGAAAAGCACGGTGCCGTGTGGGACGGCGCAGCGGGTCCGGCAGTTG TTATCCAGCCTCCGCCCAGGTATCCCGTTCGAAGTCCTCTCGAACCCCGAATTCCTAGCCGAAGGCTCGGCTATCGAGAATCTAACCACCCCAGACCGCGTCCTAATCGGATCCTCGGGGACGCCGTCCGGCCACCACGCAGCCCGCGTCTTGGCTGGTATCTACAGCGCCTGGGTGCCCTCGACGCGCATCCTAGAAATAAACGCTTGGTCCTCCGAGCTAGCCAAACTCGTCGCCAACGCCATGCTCGCACAGCGGATCAGCAGCATCAACTCCATCAGCGCAATCTGCGAACGCACAGGTGCAGAAGTCGACCAGGTCTCCCGAGCCATCGGTCTGGACCCGCGAATCGGGCCTCAGTTCCTGAAAGCTGGTCTTGGGTTCGGGGGAAGTTGTTTCCGGAAAGACATTGCTAGCTTGACGTATCTGGCTGAGTCGCTGGGGTTAGAGGATGTTGCGCATTACTGGAGACAGGTGAATGTGATGAACGAGGCGCAGCGGAACCGGTTTGTTGGGAAGGTTGTTCAACGGTTTCGGGGGAATTTGGTCGGGCAGAAATTATCGCTGCTTGGGTTTGCGTTTAAGGAGGGGACGGGGGATCCGCGTGAGTCGTTGGCTGTTGATGTGATCAGGCTATTGCTTGAGGAACAGCCGTTGGAGATTGCCATTTTCGATCCCTACTGTCGGGAGGATGATATTCTCCGGGAAGTTGAGACTGTCTGTCGTGACACCTGTGCAGTCAGGGTCTATGGAGATCCATACCTTGCTTGTTCCCGGGCGAATGCGGTGCTTATCATCACAGACTGCGATCAATTCCGGAACTCACCCCGACGGTCGTCTACTAAATCCTATACCTCCGAAATGGACAGCAGCCTCGACAGTGATCCAAGCGTACAGGATGTATGGGTGTCCAATGGCACGACCTACCATTTAACACCTCAAGATATCTGTCCCGCTGACTGTGCTGATTGCCGTTCGAAGTCGAGTCGTCCGACGGTGCTGGAACCTCTGGAGTGGGCGCGTATCGCGTATAATATGAAAGATCCGAAATGGGTTTTTGATGGACGGGGAGTCCTGGATGTGGAAGAGATGGAGAGGTTGGGGTTGAGCGTTGATGCTATTGGCCGGCGTTCTAATTTCGCATAG
- a CDS encoding glycosyltransferase family 4 protein (CAZy:GT4;~COG:M;~EggNog:ENOG410PHXG;~InterPro:IPR001296,IPR028098;~PFAM:PF00534,PF13524,PF13439,PF13579,PF13692;~TransMembrane:1 (o445-465i)) — MALNTAVSISPRDDFPDVLRGKRILLTTESLGPVNGVSRTTRSLIDYLHRNGADLAVVAPRFEGQQQQQQQQQQANENPFREVRIPGYPLPYNPDLTVVYPFHLDDVYRQTFEPDVIYLASPASLGFQMLLLLRQLRRPPVVLLNFQTDLSAYSEILLPAPLDRFAVWLLATVQGYLFSLPAVHTIFYPSSAILGYLEKTGAPKNRFRKLGRGVDTSLFNPSHRDENYRRTIAPNNEIILVYVCRLAPEKGFDFLARAAIRLAAANLPFKLLIVGGNRNPAVETRIHRLFDAVRDHVIFTGFLTGADLARAYAAGDVFLHCSVTETFGLVVLEAMASGIPVIARDQGGPSDIIRNGKTGYLVLPDDLDGFVALVRRVSLDSVLRSSLSSAARGYADERTWEAINRRVAWQIADTVEAQSMRKSVSTSLGLALDRLVWTVIEKMRLLVAVGAVYLMWLIAVVPLIVHGERIIPRTLRTITTSWK; from the coding sequence ATGGCCCTAAATACTGCCGTCTCTATCTCTCCACGAGATGACTTCCCAGATGTCCTCAGAGGCAAGCGCATCTTGTTGACAACAGAATCACTCGGCCCAGTCAACGGCGTCAGTCGCACAACGCGCAGTCTGATCGATTACCTCCATCGCAATGGAGCAGACCTGGCAGTTGTTGCGCCACGCTTTGAgggccagcaacaacaacaacaacaacaacaacaggcAAATGAAAATCCATTTCGCGAAGTGCGCATACCCGGATATCCACTACCCTACAATCCGGACTTGACAGTGGTGtatccatttcacctggACGATGTCTATCGCCAAACCTTCGAGCCGGACGTGATCTATCTGGCTAGTCCTGCCTCACTTGGCTTTCAGATGctgcttcttctccgccaGCTGCGACGTCCTCCGGTGGTGCTGTTAAATTTCCAGACGGATTTATCCGCATACAGCGAAATCCTCCTGCCGGCTCCGTTGGACCGGTTTGCTGTCTGGCTTCTCGCGACGGTACAGGGGTACCTATTCAGTCTCCCCGCCGTGCATACCATCTTCTACCCCTCTTCTGCTATATTGGGATATCTCGAGAAGACAGGAGCACCGAAAAACCGGTTTCGTAAGCTAGGACGTGGTGTCGACACCTCACTATTTAACCCATCCCACCGCGACGAGAACTACCGCCGGACAATCGCACCCAACAACGAAATCATTCTCGTATACGTATGCCGCCTAGCCCCAGAAAAAGGCTTCGATTTCCTAGCTCGCGCAGCAATACGCCTCGCAGCAGCAAACCTACCCTTCAAACTCCTCATCGTGGGCGGTAATCGCAATCCAGCCGTCGAAACTCGCATCCATCGTCTCTTCGACGCAGTCCGGGACCATGTCATTTTCACCGGCTTCCTGACGGGAGCGGATCTCGCGCGCGCATACGCTGCTGGGGATGTGTTCCTGCATTGTTCTGTAACTGAGACGTTTGGGCTTGTCGTGCTTGAGGCCATGGCTAGTGGGATTCCGGTTATCGCGCGCGATCAGGGCGGACCGTCGGATATTATACGTAATGGGAAGACGGGGTATCTCGTGTTGCCGGACGATTTGGATGGGTTTGTCGCGTTGGTAAGACGGGTGTCGCTTGATAGTGTGCTCCGGTCTAGTCTGAGCAGCGCTGCTCGGGGGTATGCGGACGAGAGGACGTGGGAGGCTATTAATCGTCGCGTCGCGTGGCAGATTGCGGATACTGTTGAAGCGCAAAGTATGAGAAAATCAGTCAGTACATCCCTAGGGTTGGCGTTGGATAGATTGGTATGGACGGTGATTGAGAAAATGCGGCTTTTGGTTGCTGTCGGGGCGGTATACTTGATGTGGCTGATTGCCGTGGTGCCTTTAATTGTTCACGGGGAGAGAATAATACCACGGACTTTGCGCACTATCACTACTTCCTGGAAATAA
- a CDS encoding FYVE zinc finger domain-containing protein (COG:S;~EggNog:ENOG410QECQ;~InterPro:IPR011011,IPR017455,IPR000306,IPR013083;~PFAM:PF01363;~go_function: GO:0046872 - metal ion binding [Evidence IEA]), with product MATHVITPVTNQISLYGHPSPAPSNNTTPTTTTNNSPTSPRLSSATLNQLPLQSRQLRPPKAPLYVPAALRPTERPQKHSPPTPPRSVHGSLDSLSNSDTSETHEPISRRSTMESTTSSNGVISKLAEDEWMKNEHLGLVTGLPTRDHWKADSASSNCDSPTCRSSFGLFLRRHHCRHCGHVFCSSHTPHLVPLDQNARFHPDGVPSRACDLCWHAFSRWEESRTERLSKIQSVLDAQQTGPSETSQDSDASDASQEDTSKSALTPPLAQPGEIAASVPRGWNWSTF from the exons ATGGCTACTCACGTTATCACTCCCGTTACAAACCAAATCTCTCTCTACGGTCATCCCTCGCCCGCTCCCTCCAATAATACCActcccactaccaccaccaacaactcTCCTACCTCGCCTCGTCTCTCCTCTGCTACTCTTAATCAATTGCCACTTCAGTCTCGTCAACTGCGTCCTCCCAAGGCGCCTCTCTATGTTCCTGCCGCTCTGCGCCCGACCGAACGTCCTCAGAAGCACTCGCCCCCCACTCCTCCGCGCAGTGTACATGGCTCGCTCGACAGTCTGAGCAACAGCGACACCAGTGAGACTCATGAGCCTATCAGTCGTCGCTCCACCATGgagagcaccaccagcagcaacGGTGTTATCAGCAAGTTAGCCGAGGATGAGTGGATGAAGAATGAACACCTGGGTTTGGTCACTGGTTTGCCCACCCGAGACCACTGGAAA GCGGATTCGGCTTCTTCCAACTGCGACTCTCCCACCTGCCGCTCCTCCTTTGGTCTGTTCCTGCGTCGACACCACTGTCGTCACTGTGGTCACGTCTTCTGCTCCTCGCACACTCCTCACCTTGTTCCTCTCGACCAGAATGCTCGCTTCCACCCTGACGGTGTGCCCTCTCGCGCCTGTGATCTCTGCTGGCACGCCTTCAGCCGCTGGGAGGAGTCTCGCACCGAGCGTCTGAGCAAGATTCAGAGCGTCTTGGATGCACAACAGACTGGTCCGTCTGAGACCTCGCAGGACTCGGATGCCTCGGACGCTTCTCAAGAGGACACCTCCAAGTCTGCTCTCACGCCTCCTCTTGCTCAGCCTGGTGAAATTGCAGCCAGCGTTCCTCGCGGCTGGAACTGGAGCACTTTCTAA
- a CDS encoding GNAT family N-acetyltransferase (COG:S;~EggNog:ENOG410PTGX;~InterPro:IPR039143,IPR000182,IPR016181;~PFAM:PF00583;~go_function: GO:0004343 - glucosamine 6-phosphate N-acetyltransferase activity [Evidence IEA];~go_function: GO:0008080 - N-acetyltransferase activity [Evidence IEA];~go_process: GO:0006048 - UDP-N-acetylglucosamine biosynthetic process [Evidence IEA]), whose protein sequence is MHPKIAIHGPPGTTKLTRPTPSDPRPEDNPPLLTDALTVRNTVFIDEQGCSPDSEIDEDDARSWHWVMYSGNGDGDQGAKQDGGKKEGDGEGEAIGVIRLVPPPHVPHEHHLDISPAHGDNNANNVNDNDSPDSAAQPVKYDTTHEPYIKLTRVAVVPAFRGCNLGRKLVETAIDWARRNPGQIEDAFVRAVRGREGLPDQGMIGGSGDVKWNGLVLVHAQVSVEGMYARLGFVTDERMGRWDEEGIEHVGMWRRVEVVHDL, encoded by the coding sequence ATGCACCCAAAAATCGCAATCCACGGACCCCCGGGCACCACAAAACTAACCCGCCCAACGCCCTCCGATCCCAGGCCAGAAGACAATCCACCCCTCCTAACCGATGCGCTGACCGTGCGCAATACAGTCTTCATCGACGAGCAGGGATGTTCGCCGGATAGCGAgatcgacgaggatgatgcgCGGAGTTGGCATTGGGTTATGTACTCCGGGAACGGGGACGGAGACCAGGGCGCAAAACAGGATGgtggaaagaaagaaggcgATGGCGAAGGCGAGGCGATTGGAGTGATCCGTCTAGTTCCCCCTCCTCACGTACCACATGAACATCATCTTGATATCAGCCCTGCGCACGGGGACAATAATGCCAACAATGTCAATGACAATGACAGCCCTGACTCAGCCGCGCAACCTGTCAAATATGACACCACACACGAACCTTATATCAAATTAACTCGCGTGGCGGTCGTCCCGGCATTCCGTGGATGCAATCTCGGCAGAAAACTGGTCGAGACGGCTATTGACTGGGCGCGGAGGAACCCGGGGCAAATTGAAGATGCGTTTGTCCGGGCGGTTCGTGGGCGTGAGGGATTACCTGATCAGGGGATGATTGGTGGCAGTGGTGATGTCAAGTGGAACGGGTTGGTGCTGGTTCATGCGCAGGTGTCGGTTGAAGGGATGTATGCGCGGTTGGGGTTTGTTACTGATGAGAGGATGGGGAGgtgggatgaggaggggatCGAACATGTTGGTATGTGGCGGCGGGTTGAGGTTGTTCATGACCTGTGA
- a CDS encoding rRNA (cytosine-C5-)-methyltransferase RCM1 (COG:D;~EggNog:ENOG410PGKU;~InterPro:IPR023267,IPR001678,IPR029063;~PFAM:PF01189;~go_function: GO:0008168 - methyltransferase activity [Evidence IEA];~go_process: GO:0001510 - RNA methylation [Evidence IEA]) encodes MSLYYDASTILTTPSSTGGSFKSRIYNSRSTNTNTKASPAQIYALITETAKWDVVLKEVIERAEILKLEAKLTPLLALFLVHDLLLSKKGIAANSNHPLRLAIEKHKTRLRGEFIKARVRRGCASVEELKTVVLREKKAHIKAENGDKPIAVYPRWVRVNTVKTTLEKQLESTFAAYEKVGSLAELVRDEDDTDDQKRVYVDPHIPDLLAVPPGVEFIASPAYKNGEVILQDKASCFPAYLLSGDTPEWEGDLVDGCAAPGNKTTHLAALLSKNGIKNSRVISMDASSARSKTLQKMVSAAGAAENIVTVLPGQDFLAIEPQSDDRFANVTGLLLDPSCSGSGIIGRDDVPQLLLPRIPETKSRKNQGKKRKRDEPHPAQAKSTQSTTPSTTDENDIPATGTLDNDRLTKLSNLQARIVEHALSFPAATRITYSTCSIHLTENESVVERVVNSDIAKRCGWRVLRRDEQPVGLRGWGHRGVKSDPGNDKERVDLGEEELDGCLRCWPGDEEGVGGFFVVGFVRDGQDDIENDGGKDDEWEGFSD; translated from the exons ATGTCCCTCTACTACGACGCCTCCACAATCTTAACaaccccctcctccaccggCGGCTCCTTCAAATCCCGCATCTACAACTCCCgcagcaccaacaccaacacaaAGGCTAGTCCCGCGCAAATCTACGCGTTGATCACGGAGACTGCGAAATGGGATGTCGTGCTTAAAGAAGTAATCGAGCGCGCGGAGATACTCAAGTTGGAAGCTAAG CTCACGCCCCTCCTCGCGCTGTTCCTGGTTCATGATCTTTTACTCTCGAAAAAGGGTATCGCGGCAAATAGTAATCATCCGCTGCGGTTAGCGATTGAAAAGCACAAGACGAGGTTAAGGGGGGAGTTCATTAAAGCCCGTGTGCGGAGGGGATGCGCGTCAGTCGAGGAATTGAAAACAGTCGTGCTCCGGGAGAAAAAAGCACATATCAAAGCTGAGAATGGCGATAAACCCATCGCTGTGTATCCGCGCTGGGTACGGGTAAATACCGTGAAGACGACACTGGAGAAGCAATTAGAGTCCACCTTCGCCGCATACGAGAAGGTGGGATCGTTGGCGGAGTTGGTTAGGGACGAAGACGACACCGATGACCAGAAACGGGTGTATGTTGATCCGCATATCCCTGATTTGCTTGCTGTGCCGCCGGGGGTCGAGTTTATTGCCTCTCCGGCTTATAAGAATGGGGAGGTTATCCTGCAGGATAAAGCGTCTTGTTTTCCTGCATACCTCCTATCGGGTGATACTCCGGAGTGGGAAGGCGATTTGGTAGACGGGTGTGCAGCGCCGGGGAATAAGACTACGCATCTTGCCGCATTGCTCTCGAAAAACGGAATCAAAAACTCAAGGGTTATCTCCATGGACGCATCCTCCGCACGCTCCAAAACACTCCAGAAAATGGTCTCCGCGGCTGGTGCGGCGGAAAATATCGTGACCGTCCTCCCGGGACAGGACTTTTTGGCCATCGAGCCCCAGTCCGATGACCGCTTCGCCAATGTCACCGGTCTCCTCCTCGACCCCAGCTGCTCAGGAAGTGGTATCATCGGCCGAGACGACGTGCCCCAACTCCTGCTGCCTCGTATCCCCGAGACGAAAAGTCGCAAGAATCAagggaagaagcgcaagcgcgATGAACCCCATCCTGCACAAGCAAAATCAACCCAGTCTACAACTCCGTCTACGACAGACGAAAACGACATCCCCGCTACCGGTACCCTCGACAACGACCGTCTGACAAAACTGTCGAACCTGCAGGCGCGCATCGTGGAACATGCGCTTTCGTTTCCAGCTGCTACGCGCATCACGTATAGTACGTGTTCAATCCACTTAACGGAGAACGAGTCCGTCGTGGAGCGCGTGGTCAACTCGGATATTGCGAAAAGGTGTGGGTGGAGGGTTCTGCGGAGGGATGAGCAGCCAGTTGGTCTGAGGGGGTGGGGTCACCGGGGGGTTAAAAGTGATCCTGGGAATGATAAGGAGAGGGTGGActtgggggaggaggagttGGACGGGTGTCTGCGGTGTTGGCctggggatgaggagggtgtTGGGGGTTTTTTCGTAGTTGGGTTTGTGAGGGATGGTCAGGACGATATTGAGAATGATGGAGGGAAAGATGATGAATGGGAGGGATTCTCCGATTGA
- a CDS encoding uncharacterized protein (COG:S;~EggNog:ENOG410PGFP;~InterPro:IPR011333): MTTIKQEQCTLPLEKVFSIQIGTELFRLSGASIASDAPSYFSQFFETQLNENGDANLRTLYIDRDPGTFQDIARHLQGMPCPIWMAVVMLTMQDTTSVPRTAESSSSYSQTRNSTAVHLPLYPISLTQIDNIVPRLTSQLFESDIFVQIGGRQFQIPRDIFSSPGDSPNFFSLGFADFFASPSEVFPGLDRTGLLRPPAIQPPSVPNRSGDVFAELLHMLRGYPLEIRSAEHREQLLRDCRYYHLRGLEQRLIPHHISFHPSDEPRSEIIIRLEDLRPSGLDTSLIQSVRDPIWHLKYARPFTNETPHDLIIEIGNTTTTIDWALKLHFHGATRERIKRLIQLVLSKTTLQLPPLLENEDEMNNFWGLFETGITNHTDLTVDGEKADPTTLRIYTSVSLAQSVPPSRKRLRIDEAETMEWFVRRGQWRVVVTETSPPGTKEKEVKVKFVGVKLDVYTKERERNRTRSFLGS, translated from the exons CCTCAATAGCATCTGATG CCCCGTCTTATTTCTCGCAGTTCTTCGAAACCCAACTCAACGAAAACGGAGATGCGAATTTGAGGACGTTGTATATTGACCGGGATCCGGGCACGTTTCAGGATATTGCACGGCATTTGCAGGGTATGCCTTGTCCAATATGGATGGCAGTAGTGATGCTAACCATGCAGGATACCACGTCCGTCCCAAGGACAGCAGAGAGTTCGTCAAGCTATTCGCAGACGCGCAATTCTACAGCTGTACATCTCCCCCTCTACCCCATATCTCTCACCCAGATTGACAATATAGTACCCCGCCTAACCTCCCAACTCTTCGAGTCCGACATCTTCGTGCAAATCGGCGGCCGCCAGTTCCAGATCCCTCGCGACATCTTCTCGTCCCCCGGTGACTCGCCCAATTTCTTCTCCCTAGGGTTTGCGGACTTTTTCGCCTCGCCGTCTGAAGTCTTTCCGGGATTGGATCGGACGGGGCTGCTACGGCCACCGGCGATTCAACCCCCAAGTGTTCCGAATCGGTCTGGGGATGTCTTTGCGGAACTACTGCATATGCTACGGGGCTATCCGTTGGAGATTCGGAGTGCggagcatcgcgaacaactcCTACGGGACTGTCGATACTACCATCTCAGAGGCCTAGAACAGCGCTTAATCCCCCACCACATAAGCTTCCACCCTAGCGACGAACCCCGAAGCGAAATTATAATCCGCCTCGAAGACCTCCGCCCCTCAGGCCTAGACACCAGCCTCATCCAGTCCGTACGAGACCCAATCTGGCACCTCAAATACGCCCGCCCCTTCACCAACGAAACACCACACGACTTAATTATTGAAATCGGTaacacaaccacaacaatcGACTGGGCGCTGAAACTGCACTTCCACGGCGCGACACGCGAACGCATCAAACGGCTAATCCAGCTCGTGCTCAGCAAGACCACACTGCAACTCCCGCCGTTATTAGAGAACGAAGACGAAATGAATAATTTCTGGGGACTTTTTGAAACGGGGATTACAAATCATACCGATCTGACTGTTGACGGAGAGAAGGCTGATCCGACGACTCTTAGGATTTATACTAGTGTTTCGCTGGCGCAGAGTGTGCCGCCGAGTCGGAAGAGGCTGAGGATCGATGAGGCGGAGACTATGGAGTGGTTTGTGAGGAGGGGACAGTGGCGGGTTGTTGTCACGGAGACGTCTCCTCCTGGTacgaaggagaaggaggttaAGGTTAAGTTTGTTGGGGTGAAGTTGGATGTGTATACaaaggagagggagaggaatcGCACGAGGAGTTTTTTGGGGAGTTAG
- a CDS encoding uncharacterized protein (COG:S;~EggNog:ENOG410PSAF;~InterPro:IPR009866;~TransMembrane:1 (o35-54i);~go_component: GO:0005739 - mitochondrion [Evidence IEA];~go_function: GO:0008137 - NADH dehydrogenase (ubiquinone) activity [Evidence IEA]), with protein sequence MAGPSKSLVLDPALQKYYELTANRYKYFRWTPRHAWFSFLYMVAIPGALGYVAYNTDGKYQFRGKRREDTIAEF encoded by the exons ATGGCCGGTCCAAGCAAGT CGTTGGTCCTTGACCCGGCCCTCCAGAAATACTACG AACTCACCGCAAACCGCTACAAGTACTTCCGCTGGACACCGCGCCACGCCTGGTTCTCGTTCCTCTACATGGTTGCCATTCCCGGCGCTCTGGGCTACGTTGCCTACAACACCGAT GGCAAATATCAATTCCGCGGCAAGAGGAGGGAGGATACCATTGCGGAGTTTTAA
- a CDS encoding glutathione S-transferase (COG:O;~EggNog:ENOG410PNF8;~InterPro:IPR036249,IPR040079,IPR036282,IPR010987, IPR004045,IPR004046;~PFAM:PF13409,PF00043,PF14497,PF13417,PF02798;~go_function: GO:0005515 - protein binding [Evidence IEA];~go_process: GO:0006749 - glutathione metabolic process [Evidence IEA]), which yields MAQDTKVTLYWLEQSRSQRILWLLEELNIPYELKTYKRGPDMLAPKELKEVHPLGKSPVIGIESANTTKPLILAESGFITEYLCDHFNGERLVPKRYEEGKEGEVGAETEEWIRYRYYMHYAEGSLMPFLLLSLVMDALRNAPVPFFVKPITGIVASKVESAFINRNIDNHFRFLDEQLKTAPGGGPYLCGTELTAADILISFPIIAAMVRLPGGAVKYPNVKKYADLLQGTEGYKKAVKKIEEVEGKFEPIMS from the exons ATGGCTCAAGACACCAAGGTCACCCTCTACTG GCTGGAGCAATCCCGCTCCCAGCGCATCCTCTGGCTCCTCGAAGAACTCAACATCCCCTACGAACTCAAAACCTACAAGCGCGGCCCTGACATGCTCGCCCCCAAGGAACTCAAGGAAGTCCATCCCCTCGGAAAGTCCCCCGTCATTGGCATCGAGAGCGCAAACACCACCAAGCCGTTGATTCTCGCTGAGTCAGGCTTTATCACGGAGTATCTGTGCGATCACTTTAATGGGGAGAGACTCGTGCCGAAGAGATACGAGGAGGGCAAAGAGGGAGAAGTTGGCGCGGAGACGGAGGAGTGGATTCGGTACCGGTACTACATGCACTATGCGGAGGGGAGTTTGATGCCGTTTTTGCTTCTGTCGTTGGTCATGGACG CCCTCCGCAACGCCCCCGTCCCGTTCTTCGTCAAGCCCATCACCGGCATCGTCGCCTCCAAGGTCGAGTCCGCCTTCATCAACCGCAACATCGACAACCACTTCCGCTTCCTGGACGAGCAGCTCAAGACTGCTCCCGGCGGCGGTCCGTATCTCTGCGGTACGGAGTTAACGGCTGCGGATATCTTGATTAGTTTCCCGATTATCGCAGCTATGGTGCGGTTGCCCGGGGGTGCGGTGAAGTATCCTAATGTGAAGAAGTATGCAGACTTGTTGCAGGGCACGGAGGGATATAAGAAGGCAGTTAAGAAGATTGAGGAGGTGGAGGGGAAGTTTGAGCCTATCATGTCATGA